The Rhodoligotrophos appendicifer sequence CCTTGTCGAGCCCGTTGATAAATCGGCCATAAGTGAAGCCCAGCTCGCGCACCGCTGCATTGATGCGCTGGATCCAGAGAGCGCGGAAGTTGCGCTTGCGGACGCGACGATCGCGATAGGCGTATTGATTGGCCTTGTCGACCGCCTGCTTGGCGACCCGGTAGATATTCTTCCGGCGGCCATAATAGCCGGCGGCTTGCTTGATCACCTTGCGGTGACGGGCGTGGGCGGTAACGCCGCGTTTCACACGTGCCATGGTATGTCTCCTCTATTCCTGCTCTGCTCAGCGCCCGTACGGCATGAACTGCCGAACGATGCCCGCATCGCATTCCTGGAGGATCGTGGTCCCGCGCTGGTCGCGGATCTGCCGGTTGGTCCGCTTGATCATGCCATGGCGCTTGCCGGCCTGATTGGCGCGAACCTTGCCGGTGCCGGTGAAGCTGAAGCGCTTCTTCACGGCCGACTTGGTTTTCATCTTGGGCATTTTGCTTCCTTTCAAACACAGGATATGGACGCCTTGATCTTTTCCCTTCGGACAGATCCGGAGGAAATCGAGAAGGCGTCGCTTCATCTGAAGCTTTCGGAGCCGCCACGGCATGCCCTTAACA is a genomic window containing:
- the rplT gene encoding 50S ribosomal protein L20, with the protein product MARVKRGVTAHARHRKVIKQAAGYYGRRKNIYRVAKQAVDKANQYAYRDRRVRKRNFRALWIQRINAAVRELGFTYGRFINGLDKAGVEVDRKVLADLAVREPAAFKALVETAKAAL
- the rpmI gene encoding 50S ribosomal protein L35, with amino-acid sequence MPKMKTKSAVKKRFSFTGTGKVRANQAGKRHGMIKRTNRQIRDQRGTTILQECDAGIVRQFMPYGR